Proteins encoded in a region of the Paenibacillus sp. E222 genome:
- a CDS encoding L-cystine transporter, whose amino-acid sequence MNTFLIILNVVVMLALLGVLFWMQKKHVSFTKRVFAGLGIGVVYGVILQLIYTSDSDIITKSVDWFNLAGSGYVRLLQMVVIPLIMVSIISAIMNLKGKQNLGKMSLSIIAILLITTAIAASVSIVTSLSFNLTSIEIEGGDRELAQGQKMEERLVDVKDQTIPQQVLEFIPSNPFADMTGERRTSTLAVVIFSAFIGVAVLGLDRKKPQQAETFRGMVNAVYAVVMRIVTLVLRLTPYGILALITKVTATTNPDEILKLIKFVIASYVALIVMFIIHLIIISLFGFNPITYVKKVLPTLIFAFTSRSSAAAIPLNVETQTKRLGVSDGIANLSASFGATIGQNGCAGIYPAMLAVMIAPTVGIDPMSWDFIITLILVVVISSFGVAGVGGGATFASLIVLSTMNLPVALAGLLISVEPLIDMGRTALNVNDSMTAGLVSSKILKENDQDTFNDQSRDLDSAVQV is encoded by the coding sequence ATGAATACCTTTTTAATCATTTTGAACGTCGTGGTTATGCTCGCTCTTCTGGGTGTCCTGTTCTGGATGCAGAAGAAACATGTTTCTTTTACCAAGCGTGTGTTTGCGGGTTTGGGCATTGGGGTCGTATACGGCGTCATTCTGCAATTGATCTACACATCTGATTCTGACATCATTACCAAGTCGGTCGATTGGTTTAATCTGGCCGGTTCAGGATATGTTCGTTTGTTACAAATGGTCGTGATTCCATTGATCATGGTTTCCATCATTTCGGCTATCATGAATCTGAAAGGCAAGCAAAATCTCGGTAAAATGAGCCTTTCGATTATCGCAATCCTGCTCATCACGACAGCGATTGCCGCAAGTGTAAGTATTGTGACGAGCTTGAGCTTCAATCTGACTTCCATTGAGATCGAAGGTGGAGACCGAGAGCTTGCACAAGGCCAGAAGATGGAAGAACGTCTCGTTGATGTGAAGGATCAGACGATTCCACAGCAAGTACTGGAGTTCATTCCGTCGAATCCATTCGCGGACATGACCGGAGAACGTCGTACATCCACGCTGGCTGTTGTTATTTTCTCGGCCTTTATTGGTGTGGCAGTGCTCGGATTGGATCGCAAAAAACCACAGCAGGCGGAAACATTCCGCGGCATGGTCAATGCGGTATATGCGGTGGTTATGCGGATTGTAACGCTGGTGCTGAGGCTGACCCCTTACGGGATTTTGGCGCTGATTACGAAAGTAACCGCCACAACGAACCCGGATGAGATTCTGAAGCTGATCAAATTCGTCATTGCTTCCTACGTGGCGTTGATCGTTATGTTCATCATCCACCTGATTATTATTTCACTGTTTGGCTTCAATCCAATTACGTATGTGAAAAAGGTTCTGCCAACACTGATCTTTGCTTTTACTTCCCGTTCAAGTGCGGCAGCGATTCCGCTTAACGTGGAGACACAAACGAAGAGATTGGGTGTTTCGGACGGGATTGCGAACTTGTCGGCAAGCTTTGGTGCTACGATTGGTCAAAACGGCTGCGCCGGGATCTATCCGGCCATGCTGGCGGTCATGATTGCTCCTACGGTCGGGATTGACCCGATGAGCTGGGATTTCATTATTACTCTGATCCTGGTAGTCGTGATCAGTTCATTCGGCGTAGCCGGTGTAGGCGGCGGGGCAACCTTCGCTTCTCTGATCGTGTTGTCCACGATGAACCTGCCGGTAGCCTTGGCAGGCTTGCTGATCTCGGTTGAACCGCTCATCGACATGGGCCGTACGGCGCTGAACGTGAACGATTCGATGACCGCAGGTCTCGTATCCAGCAAAATTTTGAAAGAAAACGATCAGGATACATTCAATGATCAAAGCCGTGATCTGGATTCCGCCGTTCAGGTGTAA